The Tubulanus polymorphus chromosome 1, tnTubPoly1.2, whole genome shotgun sequence genome contains a region encoding:
- the LOC141914775 gene encoding glycine N-methyltransferase-like, with product MVDSIYRTRSLGVAAAGLRDQYADGKAAKVWELYIGCKNDRTSAYKDWILNHLKQRSCKTILDVACGTGIDSSMLVEEGYKVTSTDASDKMLKYALKERWERRKDERFDKWVIEEANWLNLEDDLDNAGVEEAGSGFDAVLCLGNSFAHLPDFEGNQSNHKLALANFASMVKPGGILMIDHRNYDAIIDLGVVPQGKNVYYQGDFIQDIKCSNLYVNGSPIMVTLDYTLDIEKIMSKSKEFAKMDFESASKNSKFRLSYYPHKLQRFTELLKEAFGPNCHHKVFADFVGLDEIKRPAYYIHIIQKGISD from the exons ATGGTGGACAGTATCTATCGAACAAGATCTCTCGGAGTTGCTGCAGCTGGTTTGAGAGATCAATATGCAGATGGGAAAGCGGCAAAGGTTTGGGAACTTTATATCGGATGTAAGAACGACAGGACATCCGCTTACAAAGACTGGAttttaaaccatttgaaaCAAAGAAGCTGTAAAACTATTTTGGATGTCGCCTGTGGTACAGG gatcgattcgtcgatgttggTTGAGGAGGGGTATAAAGTGACCAGCACTGACGCTAGtgataaaatgttgaaatacgCATTGAAGGAGCGATGGGAAAGAAGGAAAGACGAACGATTTGATAAATGGG TGATAGAAGAAGCCAATTGGTTGAATTTGGAAGATGATCTAGATAATGCTGGAGTGGAAGAAGCCGGTTCGGGGTTCGATGCTGTTTTGTGTCTTGGAAACTCGTTCGCTCATTTGCCAGATTTCGAAGGAAATCAAAGCAATCATAAGTTGGCTCTGGCTAATTTTGCATCGATGGTAAAACCAGGCGGTATTCTCATGATAGATCATAGAAACTACGACGCTATCATTGATTTAGGGGTAGTCCCACAAGGGAAAAACGTTTACTATCAG GGTGATTTCATTCAAGACATCAAGTGTTCTAATTTGTACGTGAACGGAAGTCCAATCATGGTAACTCTTGATTACACATTGGATATCGAAAAGATCATGAGCAAAAGCAAAGAATTTGCTAAAATGGACTTCGAATCAGCTTCAAA GAACTCTAAATTCCGTTTGTCATACTATCCGCATAAATTACAGCGATTCACCGAATTGCTGAAAGAAGCATTTGGCCCCAACTGTCATCACAAAGTATTTGCCGATTTCGTTGGTTTGGATGAAATTAAAAGACCAGCCTACTACATCCACATTATTCAAAAAGGCATCAGCGACTGA
- the LOC141914774 gene encoding L-asparaginase-like, producing the protein MMMSMMMMADSNTGVCSSEKQTASPSFKIGGDNSDEEEEASVIDPSYRRKLLKGFSIENVQDYGSFEAKVLVLYTGGTIGMKCHNGVYSPEPNFFIQELKKLPMFHNAEYKPKSKYASEIQSDHDAPLVMPVSKEGKHIVYTVLEYEPLLDSCNMTMDDYSRIARDIKKNYDKFDGFVILHGTDTMAYTASALSFMLESLGKPVILTGSQIPIFETRSDGRDNFLGALMLAGHYCIREVTIYFNNKLMRGNRCTKVDNSSLDAFNSPNMSPLVTLGIGIHVDWQSVLRHSSLGRFHISTNLCPNVGLLRLFPSITAATVRAFFRPPIQGVVIQTYGAGNVPHSRKDLMEVFAEATKNGIIIINITQCARGYVSAQYETGKALLDVGTIPGSDMTPEAALTKLSYVLGKDIPLKEKRQMMEMNLRGEMKQMNTPGSYGEVVNLTLIDKVAEAMNLTSVEEVTTLRQAIVPSMMCAAAKSGDIATMEKLLESGGSVMMSDYDGRTPLHVASSEGHRHVVQFLLQKGSLVHARDRFQNSPIWNAIMFRHQDVVRLLHQAGGHLTMSPMRLGQELCCIAAEDNTAMLECMKLVGVNLQQCDYDGRTALHIAAARGHMRTVMFLVENKASINLMDKFNTTPISEARRNKNVDVERYLLSATSVNKI; encoded by the exons ATGATGatgtcgatgatgatgatggctgATTCCAATACCGGCGTCTGTAGTAGTGAAAAACAGACCGCTTCACCATCTTTTAAGATTGGAGGCGATAACAGCGATGAGGAAGAAGAAGCCAGCGTGATTGACCCTTCATATCGGCGCAAATTATTGAAAGGATTTAGTATCGAAAATGTTCAAGATTATGGCTCATTTGAGGCAAAGGTTTTGGTGTTGTATACTGGTGGTACTATCGGTATGAAATGTCACAATGGTG TGTATAGCCCAGAACCAAACTTTTTCATCCAAGAGTTGAAAAAACTTCCGATGTTCCATAATGCCGAATATAAACCAAAGTCGAAATATGCAAGTGAAATACAAAGCGACCATGATGCACCTTTAGTCATGCC tGTGTccaaagaaggaaaacatatcGTTTACACAGTGCTTGAGTATGAGCCATTATTGGATTCTTGTAATATGACAATGGATGATTACTCGAGAATTGCTCGTGACATAAag aaaaattatGACAAATTTGATGGATTTGTGATACTTCATGGAACAGATACAATGGCATATACAGCTtcggcattatcatttatGCTTGAAAGTTTAGGGAAACCTGTAATTCTCACAGGATCTCAG ATCCCTATTTTTGAAACTAGGTCAGATGGACGAGATAATTTCCTAGGGGCTTTAATGCTAGCAGGACACTACTGTATCAGAGAG GTTACAATCTATTTCAATAACAAACTCATGCGCGGAAATAGATGTACAAAGGTTGATAATAGTAGTCTAGACGCGTTCAATTCACCAAATATGTCACCATTGGTTACACTAGGAATAGGAATTCACG TTGATTGGCAATCAGTGTTGAGACATAGTTCCTTAGGTCGGTTTCATATCAGTACAAACTTGTGTCCAAATGTTGGGCTTCTTCGTTTATTTCCGAGTATTACTGCTGCCACC GTTCGAGCTTTTTTCCGCCCGCCGATACAGGGGGTTGTCATACAGACATATGGTGCGGGAAATGTGCCACATTCTCGCAAAGATTTGATGGAGGTTTTCGCGGAAGCTACAAAAAAtggaattatcatcattaacaTAACACAGTGTGCTCGCGGTTATGTGTCGGCTCAGTATGAAACAGGAAAG GCACTGTTAGATGTTGGAACTATTCCCGGTTCTGATATGACACCTGAAGCAGCTCTCACTAAACTTAGTTATGTGCTAGGAAAAGATATTCCACTCAAAGAGAAAAGGCAG ATGATGGAAATGAATTTAAGAGgtgaaatgaaacaaatgaataCACCTGGAAGTTATGGTGAAGTTGTTAATCTGACTCTAATTGACAAAGTTGCTGAAGCTATGAATCTTACATCAGTTGAG GAAGTGACCACATTGCGGCAAGCGATAGTTCCTTCGATGATGTGTGCTGCTGCCAAATCTGGAGATATCGCTACTATGGAGAAACTGTTAGAATCG GGTGGTTCTGTTATGATGAGTGATTATGATGGTCGTACTCCCCTTCATGTCGCTTCCAGTGAAGGCCATCGTCATGTTGTACAGTTTCTTCTACAGAAAGGTTCTTTAGTTCATGCCAGGGATCGATTTCAGAATTCACCGATCTGGAACGCGATCATGTTCAGACACCAAGATGTTGTAAGACTGTTACATCAAGCTGGTGGCCATTTGACTATGTCACCAATGAGGCTGGGACAAGAGCTTTGCTG TATTGCTGCTGAAGATAATACTGCTATGTTAGAATGTATGAAACTAGTGGGTGTTAATTTACAACAATGTGATTATGATGGAAGAACTGCTCTTCATATA GCTGCCGCAAGAGGACACATGAGGACAGTCATGTTCTTAGTAGAAAACAAGGCATCAATAAATCTAATGGATAAATTCAATACTACTCCAATATCCGAAGCTCGCAGGAATAAAAATGTAGACGTTGAACGGTATTTATTATCTGCAAccagtgtaaataaaatatag
- the LOC141904728 gene encoding WD repeat-containing and planar cell polarity effector protein fritz homolog, with translation MASVCGNLHLWTVKYNTFIADGEIGCHSYHDKVEQVLPREHPYDEERKQLEEAQGISWIPKNKRPEKLRDTLKEAEDLLQIHKCIHIRWRTRRYVQLILNNGILIVYILAGHSGDVERIFIDRSLIGKISTDIINDAIFTDNFMAFTYCDKSKLEFVQFNKKLPSGQAIKKLEKLSIFYPKYSQLELPGPSGRRLDRRLSVNLNQDLILVWWSTSSDEAWPWSPMTSDRERANLTVISLINNKIDLLCYARTDCDPIYAGFSLIQSQQIFTIEQTVGSGGELSIDNCIYETARNKIQRAAVTTIPLKTTVISHCRNQTEEKLMLGGEDHSLILYDDYRRVTQITQAAILPQLIVWHPDGVLVFVANNKGDIQVFDAALAPLMIQLVAETITPCRVLRMGQNVRNAVVLKRMSWCNVSVTPSDQVTNAFDPMLLYFDGGPIATFQLCTGVYGQHSITASHLINEYIRYKQIDEAINLLCGLNWNRDGQTCFCCLSTIINHLLKNPLNVDREAQLEAVLGAFYAPSRPLAEVTVIEYREAVMKFARRFFHHLLRFSRFDKAFLLAVDIGARDLFMDIHYLAKDKGEHALAEVARKKAEAIEMDRRESDTDSSSTGTEERSDDDQDYEDDSFYDETDLDKSENDSPPQRVRLHRAPAANNPTNQSVYDGYDADELDEDLTKELYNEYTQALLQNQEPNDQLGDTSASRVKVIHFGLV, from the exons ATGGCTTCTGTTTGTGGTAATTTACATCTGTGGACTGTGAAATATAATACTTTCATTGCAG ATGGTGAAATAGGATGCCACAGTTACCATGATAAAGTAGAACAAG TTTTGCCCCGTGAACATCCGTATGATGAAGAAAGGAAGCAACTGGAAGAAG CTCAAGGCATTTCATGGATTCCAAAAAACAAAAGACCAGAAAAATTACGCGATACCCTTAAAGAGGCAGAG GATTTACTGCAAATACACAAATGTATCCATATTCGTTGGAGGACAAGGAGATATGTTCAG CTGATACTGAACAATGGTATATTGATAGTGTATATTCTTGCTGGACACTCTGGTGATGTAGAACGTATATTTATAGATAGATCTCTTATTGGTAAAATCAGTACCGATATCATTAATGATG cgaTTTTCACTGATAATTTTATGGCTTTCACTTACTGTGATAAATCGAAACTAGAATTTGTTCAGTTCAACAAGAAACTGCCATCGGGCCAGGCTAtcaaaaaattagaaaaactcTCAATTTTTTACCCAAAG TATAGCCAGTTGGAATTACCAGGTCCAAGCGGAAGAAGACTAGATCGTAGATTGTCGGTGAATTTAAATCAAGATCTGATATTAGTTTGGTGGTCGACGTCGAGCGATGAGGCGTGGCCCTGGTCACCAATGACTAGTGATAGAGAACGTGCTAATCTTACTGTTATAAGTCTCATCAA CAATAAGATAGACTTGCTGTGCTATGCCCGGACTGACTGTGATCCCATCTATGCTGGTTTTAG CCTTATTCAATCacaacaaatatttacaattgaacAAACAGTTGGATCTGGAGGTGAATTATCAATAGATAACTGTATCTATGAAACTGCTCGAAATAAG ATTCAAAGGGCTGCAGTAACCACTATACCACTGAAAA ccACAGTAATTTCACACTGTCGTAATCAGACAGAAGAAAAACTGATGCTTGGAGGTGAAGATCATTCTCTG aTATTGTACGATGATTATAGACGTGTAACACAGATTACTCAGGCTGCAATT TTGCCTCAGTTGATCGTTTGGCACCCTGATGGAGTTCTAGTGTTTGTCGCTAATAATAAAGGCGATATCCAG GTATTTGATGCGGCGTTAGCTCCTTTGATGATTCAACTTGTGGCTGAAACTATTACTCCTTGCAGAGTTCTACGTATGGGACAGAATGTCAG AAATGCTGTAGTATTAAAGAGAATGTCATGGTGTAATGTCAGTGTTACACCCAGTGATCAGGTTACTAATGCGTTCGATCCAATGTTGTTGTATTTTGATGGCGGACCAATTGCTACATTTCAACTGTGTACCGGTGTTTACGGACAGCATTCAATCACGGCTTCACACCTAATCAATGAATATATCAGATATAAACAAATCGATGAG GCTATTAACCTATTATGTGGTCTGAATTGGAATCGAGATGGTCAAACatgtttttgttgtttatcAACAATTATCAATCATCTCCTGAAAAATCCATTAAATGTTGATAGGGAAG CACAACTCGAAGCAGTGTTGGGTGCATTCTATGCCCCTAGTCGACCTTTAGCTGAGGTAACGGTTATTGAGTACCGTGAGGCTGTTATGAAGTTTGCCCGAAGATTCTTCCATCATCTTTTAAG ATTTTCCAGATTTGATAAAGCTTTCCTTCTAGCGGTTGACATCGGGGCCAGAGATCTGTTTATGGATATCCACTATTTAGCAAAAGATAAAGGAGAACATGCCTTGGCTGAGGTTGCGCGTAAAAAGGCAGAAGCTATTGAAATGGATCGAAGAGAATCTG ATACTGACAGTAGCAGTACTGGTACTGAGGAAAGATCTGATGATGATCAGGATTACGAAGATGATTCCTTCTATGATGAAActgatttagataaatctgaG AATGATTCTCCACCACAGAGAGTACGCCTTCATAGAGCACCTGCTGCTAATAACCCTACAAATCAAAG TGTTTATGATGGTTATGATGctgatgaattagatgaagactTAACTAAAGAACTGTACAATGAATACACGCAGGCTCTTTTACAAAATCAAGAACCAAACGACCAG TTGGGTGATACATCAGCAAGTAGAGTGAAAGTCATACATTTTGGATTAGTCTGA